A single window of Arvicanthis niloticus isolate mArvNil1 chromosome 20, mArvNil1.pat.X, whole genome shotgun sequence DNA harbors:
- the Calhm4 gene encoding calcium homeostasis modulator protein 4 — protein MSPDLNCISSSLLRSEPCINSLIAILTVCGQQLFSSYTFSCPCQVGKNFYYGSAFLVVPALILLIAGYALRGQMWSVFSEYCCCSCTPPYRRSSPLERRLACLMFFDITGRALVAPLTWLTVTLLTGTYYECAASEFASVDQYPMFANITPSKREEMLAGFPCYTSAPSDVIPVRDEVALLHRYQSQMLGWILIVLATVVLLVSKCLARCCSPLTSLQHYYWANHLYNERVLFEQAAQEHSQLLIRHRIKKVFGFIPGSEDIKHIRIPSCQDWREISVPNLLCVGDTSQGPYSFLGDRVVEENEEDRQEGIEMKP, from the exons ATGAGCCCAGATCTCAATTGTATTTCGTCTTCTCTGCTCAGAAGTGAACCGTGCATCAATTCTTTGATAGCGATTTTGACCGTTTGTGGGCAGCAACTGTTCTCCTCTTACACATTCAGTTGTCCATGTCAAGTCggaaaaaatttttattatggtTCAGCTTTTCTTGTGGTTCCTGCCTTGATCCTTCTGATTGCTGGCTATGCTCTACGAGGCCAAATGTGGTCAGTTTTCAGCGAGTACTGCTGCTGCAGCTGTACCCCTCCATACCGGAGAAGCAGCCCTCTGGAGAGGAGGTTGGCCTGCCTCATGTTCTTCGACATCACTGGGAGGGCTCTGGTTGCTCCACTGACATGGCTGACGGTGACCCTGCTGACAGGTACCTACTATGAATGTGCAGCAAGTGAGTTTGCCTCTGTGGACCAGTACCCAATGTTTGCTAACATCACTCCTAGCAAACGGGAAGAGATGCTAGCTGGATTTCCATGCTACACGTCAGCTCCCTCTGATGTAATTCCAGTAAGAGATGAAGTGGCTCTTCTACACAGATACCAATCACAA ATGTTGGGCTGGATTCTGATTGTTTTGGCAACCGTTGTTCTCCTGGTCTCCAAATGTCTGGCAAGATGTTGCTCTCCCCTCACCTCTCTGCAGCATTACTACTGGGCCAACCACCTCTACAACGAGAGAGTGCTCTTTGAGCAAGCTGCCCAGGAGCATTCCCAACTTCTTATCAGACATCGAATCAAGAAAGTGTTTGGCTTCATTCCTGGGAGTGAAGACATCAAACATATTCGCATCCCTTCGTGTCAAGACTGGAGAGAAATCTCTGTACCCAATCTTCTATGTGTGGGTGACACCTCACAGGGTCCCTATAGCTTCCTTGGAGACAGGGTGGTTGAGGAAAACGAGGAAGACAGACAAGAAGGTATTGAAATGAAACCTTGA